The genomic DNA ATGCCACCACGCGTCCGGACATTCCGATGCACGCGCTGGCGATGCTCAAGAACAAGCGCGACGGCGCGCCGTTCCAGCCCGAAGAAGATGGTAAGCGCGGTCCGATCCAGCAGATTCTCGATCTCAAGAACAACGGCCATCTGGTCGCCTATGTCGGTGACGTGGTCGGTACCGGTTCGAGCCGCAAGTCGGCGACCAACTCGGTGCTGTGGTGGACCGGCGAGGACATTCCGTTCATTCCGAACAAGCGCTTCGGTGGCGTGTGCCTGGGTTCGAAGATCGCGCCGATCTTCTACAACACGATGGAAGACGCCGGCGCGCTGCCGATCGAACTCGACGTCTCCCAGATGGAGATGGGCGACGTGGTCGAGCTGCGCCCGTACGAAGGCAAGGCGCTCAAGAACGGTGAAGTGATCGCCGAGTTCCAGGTCAAGTCCGATGTGCTGTTCGACGAAGTGCGCGCCGGTGGCCGCATTCCGTTGATCATCGGCCGCGGCCTGACCGCCAAGGCGCGCGAAGCGCTGGGCCTGCCGGCGTCGGACCTGTTCCGCCTGCCGCAGAACCCGGCCGATACCGGCAAGGGCTACACCCTGGCGCAGAAGATGGTCGGCCGCGCCTGCGGCCTGCCGGACGGCCAGGGCGTGCGTCCGGGTACCTATTGCGAGCCGAAGATGACCTCGGTCGGTTCGCAGGACACCACCGGCCCGATGACCCGCGACGAGCTGAAGGACCTGGCCTGCCTGGGTTTCTCGGCCGACCTGGTCATGCAGTCGTTCTGCCACACGGCCGCTTATCCGAAGCCGGTCGACGTCAAGACGCATCACGAGCTGCCCGCCTTCATCTCCACCCGCGGCGGCATCAGCCTGCGTCCGGGCGATGGCGTGATCCACTCCTGGTTGAACCGCATGCTGCTGCCCGACACCGTCGGCACCGGCGGCGACAGCCACACCCGTTTCCCGATCGGCATCTCGTTCCCGGCAGGCTCCGGCCTAGTCGCCTTCGCGGCGGCCACCGGCGTGATGCCGCTGGACATGCCCGAGTCGGTGCTGGTGCGCTTCAAGGGCGAACTGCAGCCGGGCGTGACGTTGCGTGACCTGGTCAATGCGATCCCGCTCTACGCGATCAAGCAGGACCTGCTCACCGTCGCCAAGCAGGGCAAGAAGAACATCTTCTCCGGCCGCATCCTGGAAATCGAAGGTCTGCCGGATCTGAAGGTGGAGCAGGCGTTCGAGCTGTCCGACGCCTCGGCCGAGCGTTCGGCGGCCGGTTGCACCGTGCATTTGAACAAAGCGCCGATCAT from Dyella sp. GSA-30 includes the following:
- the acnB gene encoding bifunctional aconitate hydratase 2/2-methylisocitrate dehydratase, producing the protein MLNAYRQHVAERAALGIPALPLSAQQTAELIELLKNPPAGEETFLVDLIANRVPAGVDDAAKVKASYLAAVAFGTEKCALISREKATVLLGTMLGGYNIHPLIELLDDAQVGPIAGEALKKTLLMFDAFHDVKDKADKGNANAKAVLQSWADAEWFTSRPAVPESMTITVFKVPGETNTDDLSPAPDATTRPDIPMHALAMLKNKRDGAPFQPEEDGKRGPIQQILDLKNNGHLVAYVGDVVGTGSSRKSATNSVLWWTGEDIPFIPNKRFGGVCLGSKIAPIFYNTMEDAGALPIELDVSQMEMGDVVELRPYEGKALKNGEVIAEFQVKSDVLFDEVRAGGRIPLIIGRGLTAKAREALGLPASDLFRLPQNPADTGKGYTLAQKMVGRACGLPDGQGVRPGTYCEPKMTSVGSQDTTGPMTRDELKDLACLGFSADLVMQSFCHTAAYPKPVDVKTHHELPAFISTRGGISLRPGDGVIHSWLNRMLLPDTVGTGGDSHTRFPIGISFPAGSGLVAFAAATGVMPLDMPESVLVRFKGELQPGVTLRDLVNAIPLYAIKQDLLTVAKQGKKNIFSGRILEIEGLPDLKVEQAFELSDASAERSAAGCTVHLNKAPIIEYLNSNITLLKYMIAQGYQDARSLHRRIKAMEAWLANPQLLERDADAEYAAVIEIDLADVHEPIVACPNDPDDVKTLSDVAGASIDEVFIGSCMTNIGHFRAASKLLEGKRDIPTKLWVAPPTKMDQKQLTEEGHYGVLGTAGARMEMPGCSLCMGNQAQVREGATVFSTSTRNFPNRLGKNSNVYLGSAELAAICSRLGRIPTKQEYMADIGVINANGDKIYQYMNFDQIEDFKQVADTVTA